From Cheilinus undulatus linkage group 17, ASM1832078v1, whole genome shotgun sequence, one genomic window encodes:
- the lyz gene encoding lysozyme C has product MRGLAFLLLVSVASARIFERCEWARTLKRYGMDGYQGISLADWVCLSQWESNYNTQATNRNSDGSTDYGIFQINSRYWCDDGTTAINACHIRCTELLTDNVGTAITCAKRVVRDPNGIGAWVAWRNHCQGRDLSSYVAGCGV; this is encoded by the exons ATGAGAGGTCTGGCGTTTCTGCTCCTGGTGTCCGTGGCCAGCGCCAGGATCTTCGAGCGCTGTGAGTGGGCTCGAACCCTGAAGCGATACGGGATGGATGGATACCAAGGCATCAGCCTGGCTGACT GGGTTTGTCTGTCTCAGTGGGAGTCTAATTACAACACCCAAGCCACCAACAGGAACTCTGATGGATCCACCGACTACGGCATCTTCCAGATCAACAGCCGCTACTGGTGCGATGACGGCACGACCGCAATCAACGCATGCCACATCAGATGCACGG agcTTCTGACTGACAACGTTGGCACCGCCATCACTTGTGCCAAACGTGTGGTCAGGGATCCCAACGGCATCGGAGCCTG GGTGGCCTGGCGTAATCACTGCCAGGGCAGGGACCTGAGCTCCTATGTGGCAGGATGTGGCGTTTAA